Proteins encoded in a region of the Xylocopa sonorina isolate GNS202 chromosome 1, iyXylSono1_principal, whole genome shotgun sequence genome:
- the Kat80 gene encoding katanin p80 isoform X2, whose translation MASSTKRSWKLQDFVAHSSNVNCLALGHKSGRVLVTGGDDKKVNLWAVGKQNCIMSLSGHTTPIECVRFGQTEDLVCAGSQTGALKIWDLEHAKLARTLTGHKAGIRCMDFHPYGELLASGSLDTAIKLWDIRRKGCIFTYKGHNRMVNSLKFSPDGQWIASAGEEGMVKLWDLRAGKQLREFSEHKGPATTVEFHPHEFLLASGSADKTVHFWDLESFQLVSFTDQSHSSAIRCLYFSQGGECLFAGGHDVLKVYGWEPGRTLDSVPTGWGKVQDIAIAQNQLIGASFHTANIVLYVCDLKKIAPLGGVSTSPFSHGNSLRKSFSRERPPGLKKHTLDVRTIEEADKSGTDPEDEATYADISNVNEYHNIFQPNRSHPTQPQILQNLSTSMSNLSTAGTEVPPVSSPSSPPPPAPTLSLTKPVPVRVQPIKSSPPVQRNAVTSTSQAKTSLQTNNGLGRTSKNFASIPPLRQNITPLPGKKSGSNSDIGLLPQPLGPQRSNSTLTPRVAPMAAVLPVMDDGKLKNRAPSPDSPKHYLKRQSSCRDGEQGYESDYPVQINSIRHSPSDPALNRPNSAQSRSTSLNRNYATSTSLSARNASTTTTTFASKKSNKAQVPPNPKLEIRATPLRPNVENTEKEDFVPISADKPYGLDVETFLPNHFASSTGLSYSQMGVLSEMSEAEVLNSMMRSHESVMAVLTSRHRSLQIIYSLWHNKDLKAAVESAVAMNDLSVIVDLLGILTLKPAMWNLDLCNSLLCPIGDLLQSKYEMYITVGCSALRLILRNFASVIKSNVTAPLHTIGVDVSREERHQKCLSCYEKLSTIRSILLKKQSTPGKLGVVFRELVVLIRSVE comes from the exons ATGGCTTCGTCCACGAAGAGGTCATGGAAACTCC AGGATTTTGTTGCCCACTCGTCCAATGTCAATTGCCTGGCATTAGGCCACAAGTCTGGCCGCGTTTTGGTCACTGGCGGTGATGATAAGAAAGTGAATCTATGGGCAGTTGGAAAGCAGAATTGTATTATG AGTCTGAGTGGTCACACCACTCCAATAGAATGCGTAAGGTTTGGACAAACTGAAGATTTAGTATGTGCTGGCTCACAAACAGGAGCATTGAAAATTTGGGACTTGGAACACGCTAAATTGGCCCGTACATTAACAGGGCACAAAGCAGGCATTCGGTGTATGGACTTCCATCCCTATGGAGAATTATTGGCATCGGGAAGCTTGGACACTGCTATTAAACTTTGGGACATCAGGCGGAAAGGTTGTATCTTCACTTACAAAGGTCACAACAGGATGGTGAATAGTTTAAAGTTTAGTCCTGATGGCCAATGGATTGCCAGTGCAGGAGAAGAAGGGATGGTGAAG TTGTGGGATTTAAGAGCCGGTAAACAACTAAGAGAATTCTCAGAACACAAAGGACCAGCAACAACAGTGGAGTTTCATCCCCATGAATTTCTATTAGCCAGTGGCAGTGCGGATAAAACAGTTCATTTTTGGGATTTGGAATCTTTTCAGCTTGTATCTTTTACAGATCAAAGTCATTCCTCTGCAATTag GTGCCTGTACTTCAGTCAAGGTGGAGAATGTCTTTTTGCAGGTGGGCATGATGTGTTAAAAGTTTATGGCTGGGAACCAGGTAGAACATTAGATTCTGTACCAACTGGTTGGGGAAAGGTACAAGATATAGCTATAGCACAGAACCAGCTG ATTGGTGCAAGTTTTCACACTGCAAATATCGTTTTGTACGTGTGTGATTTAAAGAAAATTGCTCCACTGGGAGGAGTGTCAACGTCACCATTTAGTCATGGTAATTCTTTAAGAAAAAGTTTTTCTAGAGAGAGACCACCTGGATTAAAAAAACATAc ACTAGATGTACGCACCATAGAGGAGGCAGATAAGTCAGGAACTGACCCAGAAGATGAAGCAACATATGCGGATATTTCCAAtgtcaatgaatatcataatatCTTTCAACCTAATAGATCGC ATCCTACGCAACCGCAAATACTGCAAAATCTTTCTACCTCAATGTCGAATTTAAGCACAGCGGGCACAGAAGTACCGCCTGTTTCATCGCCGTCATCACCGCCTCCACCTGCACCAACGTTATCGCTAACAAAACCCGTACCAGTTCGTGTTCAACCAATCAAGTCGTCTCCACCTGTTCAACGAAATGCGGTTACGTCCACCAGCCAAGCAAAGACAAGCCTTCAAACGAATAACGGCCTTGGTAGAACATCGAAAAATTTTGCATCTATACCACCTTTGAGACAAAACATCACGCCTCTTCCAGGGAAAAAGAGCGGTTCTAACAGTGATATAGGATTACTTCCACAACCTTTGGGCCCGCAGCGGTCAAACTCGACACTGACACCGCGCGTGGCACCGATGGCTGCTGTTCTTCCAGTAATGGACGATGGAAAACTAAAGAATAGAGCACCTAGCCCGGATTCTCCTAAGCATTACCTGAAAAGACAGAGTAGCTGTAGGGACGGAGAACAGGGTTACGAAAGCGATTATCCGGTACA AATTAATAGTATAAGGCACAGCCCCTCCGATCCAGCGTTAAATAGGCCGAATTCTGCGCAATCTAGGTCCACATCGCTGAACAGAAACTATGCTACCTCAACGTCGCTGTCCGCGCGCAACGCTTCCACAACCACAACGACATTCGCCTCGAAGAAATCAAACAAAGCTCAAGTGCCCCCGAATCCGAAATTAGAGATTCGCGCGACTCCATTGAGGCCGAACGTCGAGAACACGGAAAAGGAGGACTTCGTGCCCATCAGCGCGGATAAACCTTACGGATTGGATGTCGAAACTTTTCTACCA AATCACTTTGCGAGTTCAACCGGTTTGAGTTATTCTCAAATGGGAGTTTTAAGCGAAATGTCGGAAGCCGAAGTACTCAATAGTATGATGCGTAGTCACGAATCAGTGATGGCGGTGCTCACGAGTCGCCATCGTTCCTTACAAATTATCTACTCTCTGTGGCACAACAAAGATCTTAAA GCCGCGGTGGAATCTGCTGTGGCAATGAATGATCTTTCAGTTATCGTGGACCTGTTGGGGATTCTAACCTTAAAGCC GGCAATGTGGAACTTGGATCTATGTAACTCTTTACTCTGCCCGATTGGTGATTTACTACAAAGTAAATACGAAAT GTACATAACGGTGGGTTGCTCGGCGTTGAGACTGATCTTACGAAATTTCGCGTCGGTGATCAAGTCGAACGTGACTGCGCCTCTTCACACGATCGGTGTGGACGTGTCGCGGGAGGAACG ACACCAGAAGTGCCTCTCTTGTTACGAGAAACTTTCGACGATCAGAAGCATACTGCTGAAGAAGCAGTCGACGCCGGGTAAATTGGGCGTCGTGTTCCGTGAGCTGGTCGTTCTGATAAGGAGCGTCGAGTGA
- the Kat80 gene encoding katanin p80 isoform X3: MASSTKRSWKLQDFVAHSSNVNCLALGHKSGRVLVTGGDDKKVNLWAVGKQNCIMSLSGHTTPIECVRFGQTEDLVCAGSQTGALKIWDLEHAKLARTLTGHKAGIRCMDFHPYGELLASGSLDTAIKLWDIRRKGCIFTYKGHNRMVNSLKFSPDGQWIASAGEEGMVKLWDLRAGKQLREFSEHKGPATTVEFHPHEFLLASGSADKTVHFWDLESFQLVSFTDQSHSSAIRCLYFSQGGECLFAGGHDVLKVYGWEPGRTLDSVPTGWGKVQDIAIAQNQLIGASFHTANIVLYVCDLKKIAPLGGVSTSPFSHGNSLRKSFSRERPPGLKKHTLDVRTIEEADKSGTDPEDEATYADISNVNEYHNIFQPNRSLSRTPPPEPEAFEEPQDVDPTQPQILQNLSTSMSNLSTAGTEVPPVSSPSSPPPPAPTLSLTKPVPVRVQPIKSSPPVQRNAVTSTSQAKTSLQTNNGLGRTSKNFASIPPLRQNITPLPGKKSGSNSDIGLLPQPLGPQRSNSTLTPRVAPMAAVLPVMDDGKLKNRAPSPDSPKHYLKRQSSCRDGEQGYESDYPVQSTSLNRNYATSTSLSARNASTTTTTFASKKSNKAQVPPNPKLEIRATPLRPNVENTEKEDFVPISADKPYGLDVETFLPNHFASSTGLSYSQMGVLSEMSEAEVLNSMMRSHESVMAVLTSRHRSLQIIYSLWHNKDLKAAVESAVAMNDLSVIVDLLGILTLKPAMWNLDLCNSLLCPIGDLLQSKYEMYITVGCSALRLILRNFASVIKSNVTAPLHTIGVDVSREERHQKCLSCYEKLSTIRSILLKKQSTPGKLGVVFRELVVLIRSVE; this comes from the exons ATGGCTTCGTCCACGAAGAGGTCATGGAAACTCC AGGATTTTGTTGCCCACTCGTCCAATGTCAATTGCCTGGCATTAGGCCACAAGTCTGGCCGCGTTTTGGTCACTGGCGGTGATGATAAGAAAGTGAATCTATGGGCAGTTGGAAAGCAGAATTGTATTATG AGTCTGAGTGGTCACACCACTCCAATAGAATGCGTAAGGTTTGGACAAACTGAAGATTTAGTATGTGCTGGCTCACAAACAGGAGCATTGAAAATTTGGGACTTGGAACACGCTAAATTGGCCCGTACATTAACAGGGCACAAAGCAGGCATTCGGTGTATGGACTTCCATCCCTATGGAGAATTATTGGCATCGGGAAGCTTGGACACTGCTATTAAACTTTGGGACATCAGGCGGAAAGGTTGTATCTTCACTTACAAAGGTCACAACAGGATGGTGAATAGTTTAAAGTTTAGTCCTGATGGCCAATGGATTGCCAGTGCAGGAGAAGAAGGGATGGTGAAG TTGTGGGATTTAAGAGCCGGTAAACAACTAAGAGAATTCTCAGAACACAAAGGACCAGCAACAACAGTGGAGTTTCATCCCCATGAATTTCTATTAGCCAGTGGCAGTGCGGATAAAACAGTTCATTTTTGGGATTTGGAATCTTTTCAGCTTGTATCTTTTACAGATCAAAGTCATTCCTCTGCAATTag GTGCCTGTACTTCAGTCAAGGTGGAGAATGTCTTTTTGCAGGTGGGCATGATGTGTTAAAAGTTTATGGCTGGGAACCAGGTAGAACATTAGATTCTGTACCAACTGGTTGGGGAAAGGTACAAGATATAGCTATAGCACAGAACCAGCTG ATTGGTGCAAGTTTTCACACTGCAAATATCGTTTTGTACGTGTGTGATTTAAAGAAAATTGCTCCACTGGGAGGAGTGTCAACGTCACCATTTAGTCATGGTAATTCTTTAAGAAAAAGTTTTTCTAGAGAGAGACCACCTGGATTAAAAAAACATAc ACTAGATGTACGCACCATAGAGGAGGCAGATAAGTCAGGAACTGACCCAGAAGATGAAGCAACATATGCGGATATTTCCAAtgtcaatgaatatcataatatCTTTCAACCTAATAGATCGC TGTCTCGCACTCCACCTCCAGAACCCGAGGCTTTCGAGGAGCCTCAAGATGTAG ATCCTACGCAACCGCAAATACTGCAAAATCTTTCTACCTCAATGTCGAATTTAAGCACAGCGGGCACAGAAGTACCGCCTGTTTCATCGCCGTCATCACCGCCTCCACCTGCACCAACGTTATCGCTAACAAAACCCGTACCAGTTCGTGTTCAACCAATCAAGTCGTCTCCACCTGTTCAACGAAATGCGGTTACGTCCACCAGCCAAGCAAAGACAAGCCTTCAAACGAATAACGGCCTTGGTAGAACATCGAAAAATTTTGCATCTATACCACCTTTGAGACAAAACATCACGCCTCTTCCAGGGAAAAAGAGCGGTTCTAACAGTGATATAGGATTACTTCCACAACCTTTGGGCCCGCAGCGGTCAAACTCGACACTGACACCGCGCGTGGCACCGATGGCTGCTGTTCTTCCAGTAATGGACGATGGAAAACTAAAGAATAGAGCACCTAGCCCGGATTCTCCTAAGCATTACCTGAAAAGACAGAGTAGCTGTAGGGACGGAGAACAGGGTTACGAAAGCGATTATCCGGTACA GTCCACATCGCTGAACAGAAACTATGCTACCTCAACGTCGCTGTCCGCGCGCAACGCTTCCACAACCACAACGACATTCGCCTCGAAGAAATCAAACAAAGCTCAAGTGCCCCCGAATCCGAAATTAGAGATTCGCGCGACTCCATTGAGGCCGAACGTCGAGAACACGGAAAAGGAGGACTTCGTGCCCATCAGCGCGGATAAACCTTACGGATTGGATGTCGAAACTTTTCTACCA AATCACTTTGCGAGTTCAACCGGTTTGAGTTATTCTCAAATGGGAGTTTTAAGCGAAATGTCGGAAGCCGAAGTACTCAATAGTATGATGCGTAGTCACGAATCAGTGATGGCGGTGCTCACGAGTCGCCATCGTTCCTTACAAATTATCTACTCTCTGTGGCACAACAAAGATCTTAAA GCCGCGGTGGAATCTGCTGTGGCAATGAATGATCTTTCAGTTATCGTGGACCTGTTGGGGATTCTAACCTTAAAGCC GGCAATGTGGAACTTGGATCTATGTAACTCTTTACTCTGCCCGATTGGTGATTTACTACAAAGTAAATACGAAAT GTACATAACGGTGGGTTGCTCGGCGTTGAGACTGATCTTACGAAATTTCGCGTCGGTGATCAAGTCGAACGTGACTGCGCCTCTTCACACGATCGGTGTGGACGTGTCGCGGGAGGAACG ACACCAGAAGTGCCTCTCTTGTTACGAGAAACTTTCGACGATCAGAAGCATACTGCTGAAGAAGCAGTCGACGCCGGGTAAATTGGGCGTCGTGTTCCGTGAGCTGGTCGTTCTGATAAGGAGCGTCGAGTGA
- the Kat80 gene encoding katanin p80 isoform X1 — protein sequence MASSTKRSWKLQDFVAHSSNVNCLALGHKSGRVLVTGGDDKKVNLWAVGKQNCIMSLSGHTTPIECVRFGQTEDLVCAGSQTGALKIWDLEHAKLARTLTGHKAGIRCMDFHPYGELLASGSLDTAIKLWDIRRKGCIFTYKGHNRMVNSLKFSPDGQWIASAGEEGMVKLWDLRAGKQLREFSEHKGPATTVEFHPHEFLLASGSADKTVHFWDLESFQLVSFTDQSHSSAIRCLYFSQGGECLFAGGHDVLKVYGWEPGRTLDSVPTGWGKVQDIAIAQNQLIGASFHTANIVLYVCDLKKIAPLGGVSTSPFSHGNSLRKSFSRERPPGLKKHTLDVRTIEEADKSGTDPEDEATYADISNVNEYHNIFQPNRSLSRTPPPEPEAFEEPQDVDPTQPQILQNLSTSMSNLSTAGTEVPPVSSPSSPPPPAPTLSLTKPVPVRVQPIKSSPPVQRNAVTSTSQAKTSLQTNNGLGRTSKNFASIPPLRQNITPLPGKKSGSNSDIGLLPQPLGPQRSNSTLTPRVAPMAAVLPVMDDGKLKNRAPSPDSPKHYLKRQSSCRDGEQGYESDYPVQINSIRHSPSDPALNRPNSAQSRSTSLNRNYATSTSLSARNASTTTTTFASKKSNKAQVPPNPKLEIRATPLRPNVENTEKEDFVPISADKPYGLDVETFLPNHFASSTGLSYSQMGVLSEMSEAEVLNSMMRSHESVMAVLTSRHRSLQIIYSLWHNKDLKAAVESAVAMNDLSVIVDLLGILTLKPAMWNLDLCNSLLCPIGDLLQSKYEMYITVGCSALRLILRNFASVIKSNVTAPLHTIGVDVSREERHQKCLSCYEKLSTIRSILLKKQSTPGKLGVVFRELVVLIRSVE from the exons ATGGCTTCGTCCACGAAGAGGTCATGGAAACTCC AGGATTTTGTTGCCCACTCGTCCAATGTCAATTGCCTGGCATTAGGCCACAAGTCTGGCCGCGTTTTGGTCACTGGCGGTGATGATAAGAAAGTGAATCTATGGGCAGTTGGAAAGCAGAATTGTATTATG AGTCTGAGTGGTCACACCACTCCAATAGAATGCGTAAGGTTTGGACAAACTGAAGATTTAGTATGTGCTGGCTCACAAACAGGAGCATTGAAAATTTGGGACTTGGAACACGCTAAATTGGCCCGTACATTAACAGGGCACAAAGCAGGCATTCGGTGTATGGACTTCCATCCCTATGGAGAATTATTGGCATCGGGAAGCTTGGACACTGCTATTAAACTTTGGGACATCAGGCGGAAAGGTTGTATCTTCACTTACAAAGGTCACAACAGGATGGTGAATAGTTTAAAGTTTAGTCCTGATGGCCAATGGATTGCCAGTGCAGGAGAAGAAGGGATGGTGAAG TTGTGGGATTTAAGAGCCGGTAAACAACTAAGAGAATTCTCAGAACACAAAGGACCAGCAACAACAGTGGAGTTTCATCCCCATGAATTTCTATTAGCCAGTGGCAGTGCGGATAAAACAGTTCATTTTTGGGATTTGGAATCTTTTCAGCTTGTATCTTTTACAGATCAAAGTCATTCCTCTGCAATTag GTGCCTGTACTTCAGTCAAGGTGGAGAATGTCTTTTTGCAGGTGGGCATGATGTGTTAAAAGTTTATGGCTGGGAACCAGGTAGAACATTAGATTCTGTACCAACTGGTTGGGGAAAGGTACAAGATATAGCTATAGCACAGAACCAGCTG ATTGGTGCAAGTTTTCACACTGCAAATATCGTTTTGTACGTGTGTGATTTAAAGAAAATTGCTCCACTGGGAGGAGTGTCAACGTCACCATTTAGTCATGGTAATTCTTTAAGAAAAAGTTTTTCTAGAGAGAGACCACCTGGATTAAAAAAACATAc ACTAGATGTACGCACCATAGAGGAGGCAGATAAGTCAGGAACTGACCCAGAAGATGAAGCAACATATGCGGATATTTCCAAtgtcaatgaatatcataatatCTTTCAACCTAATAGATCGC TGTCTCGCACTCCACCTCCAGAACCCGAGGCTTTCGAGGAGCCTCAAGATGTAG ATCCTACGCAACCGCAAATACTGCAAAATCTTTCTACCTCAATGTCGAATTTAAGCACAGCGGGCACAGAAGTACCGCCTGTTTCATCGCCGTCATCACCGCCTCCACCTGCACCAACGTTATCGCTAACAAAACCCGTACCAGTTCGTGTTCAACCAATCAAGTCGTCTCCACCTGTTCAACGAAATGCGGTTACGTCCACCAGCCAAGCAAAGACAAGCCTTCAAACGAATAACGGCCTTGGTAGAACATCGAAAAATTTTGCATCTATACCACCTTTGAGACAAAACATCACGCCTCTTCCAGGGAAAAAGAGCGGTTCTAACAGTGATATAGGATTACTTCCACAACCTTTGGGCCCGCAGCGGTCAAACTCGACACTGACACCGCGCGTGGCACCGATGGCTGCTGTTCTTCCAGTAATGGACGATGGAAAACTAAAGAATAGAGCACCTAGCCCGGATTCTCCTAAGCATTACCTGAAAAGACAGAGTAGCTGTAGGGACGGAGAACAGGGTTACGAAAGCGATTATCCGGTACA AATTAATAGTATAAGGCACAGCCCCTCCGATCCAGCGTTAAATAGGCCGAATTCTGCGCAATCTAGGTCCACATCGCTGAACAGAAACTATGCTACCTCAACGTCGCTGTCCGCGCGCAACGCTTCCACAACCACAACGACATTCGCCTCGAAGAAATCAAACAAAGCTCAAGTGCCCCCGAATCCGAAATTAGAGATTCGCGCGACTCCATTGAGGCCGAACGTCGAGAACACGGAAAAGGAGGACTTCGTGCCCATCAGCGCGGATAAACCTTACGGATTGGATGTCGAAACTTTTCTACCA AATCACTTTGCGAGTTCAACCGGTTTGAGTTATTCTCAAATGGGAGTTTTAAGCGAAATGTCGGAAGCCGAAGTACTCAATAGTATGATGCGTAGTCACGAATCAGTGATGGCGGTGCTCACGAGTCGCCATCGTTCCTTACAAATTATCTACTCTCTGTGGCACAACAAAGATCTTAAA GCCGCGGTGGAATCTGCTGTGGCAATGAATGATCTTTCAGTTATCGTGGACCTGTTGGGGATTCTAACCTTAAAGCC GGCAATGTGGAACTTGGATCTATGTAACTCTTTACTCTGCCCGATTGGTGATTTACTACAAAGTAAATACGAAAT GTACATAACGGTGGGTTGCTCGGCGTTGAGACTGATCTTACGAAATTTCGCGTCGGTGATCAAGTCGAACGTGACTGCGCCTCTTCACACGATCGGTGTGGACGTGTCGCGGGAGGAACG ACACCAGAAGTGCCTCTCTTGTTACGAGAAACTTTCGACGATCAGAAGCATACTGCTGAAGAAGCAGTCGACGCCGGGTAAATTGGGCGTCGTGTTCCGTGAGCTGGTCGTTCTGATAAGGAGCGTCGAGTGA
- the LOC143432687 gene encoding UPF0598 protein CG30010 — MFPFFRSRVFAAEIKKSLSGNIFTRHCVNYVQGQSPEPRVREYFYYIDHQGMLFLDDARMKNFTSCFKDKKFLAFFFKRLKRNNIGRYTKDFPYVSLCGPERNFVRCDDLPIVFTKVVQKENNDTGKVEDWFGYAHAEELLMVPFQPDKLYMNIKTGRVYHPAPEKVGGIGLVRSKVAIELSPLFNFEKGEENGPTHIFWKNEKYILDNNWYTDKVFQAIE, encoded by the exons ATGTTTCCGTTCTTTCGCTCACGCGTGTTCGCCGCTGAAATTAAGAAGTCACTGTCTGGTAACATATTTACGAGGCATTGTGTAAACTACGTGCAAGGGCAGTCTCCAGAACCTCGAGTTCGAGAATATTTTTATTACATCGATCACCAAGGCATG TTGTTTCTGGATGACGCACGCATGAAAAACTTTACATCATGCTTTAAGG ATAAAAAGTTTCTGGCATTCTTTTTCAAGCGCTTGAAGAGAAATAACATAGGCAGATACACGAAAGATTTCCCTTATGTTTCTTTGTGCGGACCTGAAAGAAATTTTGTTAGGTGTGATGATTTACCCATAGTTTTCACAAAAGTTGTTCAAAAAGAGAATAACGATACAGGCAAAGTTGAAGATTGGTTTGGTTATGCTCATGCAGAAGAATTATTAATG GTACCATTCCAACCAGACAAATTGTATATGAACATTAAAACAGGAAGAGTGTATCATCCTGCACCAGAAAAAGTAGGAGGAATTGGACTGGTGAGATCAAAAGTTGCAATTGAGCTTAGTCCATTATTTAACTTTGAAAAAGGAGAGGAAAACGGTCCAACTCATATTTTttggaaaaatgaaaaatacatTTTAGATAATAATTGGTACACGGACAAAGTTTTCCAAGCTatcgaataa
- the LOC143432682 gene encoding angio-associated migratory cell protein, translating into MQKDTPSSSPEMNNQVNEEDMIYVGDVEEVIDVDEGDIKEENAMEDLSEGDAVCVFTGHKCGSVFCGALTKDGKLATTGGEEDKAYIWDTSSGKIILDCTGHRDSIIFSAFNHDESYLATGDMSGMIQIWRLTDKAKIWDYNMGDATWMTWHMAANVLLAGSVDGEIYMWKIPDGDCKVFQGYGCRAETGTIFPDGKRIAVGYEDGVIRILDLKTSSVLSSISSTLGHSSTITTIDCHSDNNRILSAAVDGKTIISTSNTGKIISILQNLNNGERNDVLNNDEDAGNSEGNSDSNWVETAAFCKDPVFQVAATGTVNGEIFIWDISKQVLRQKITQESGISKLLWKGSTSVLFSAGLDGILRCFDGKSGECLHLFTGHTADILDLYVSENGEKALTTSDDSTARIFDVSSLR; encoded by the exons ATGCAGAAGGATACACCGTCTTCTTCTCCAGAGATGAATAATCAAGTAAACGAAGAAGATATGATATATGTAGGCGATGTAGAAGAAGTGATAGATGTTGATGAGGGGGACATTAAAGAGGAGAATGCAATGGAAGATCTTTCAGAAGGAGATGCAGTTTGTGTATTCACCGGTCACAAATGTG GTTCTGTCTTCTGTGGTGCTTTGACAAAAGATGGAAAATTAGCTACCACAGGAGGAGAAGAAGATAAAGCTTATATTTGGGATACATCGTCCGGAAAAATTATTCTGGATTGCACAGGTCACAGAGACAGTATTATCTTTTCAGCATTCAATCACGACGAATCATATTTAGCTACCGGTGATATGAGCGGCATGATACAAATATGGAGATTAACCGATAAAGCCAAGATTTGGGATTACAACATGGGTGATGCTACT TGGATGACTTGGCATATGGCTGCTAATGTTTTGTTAGCAGGATCTGTTGATGGAGAGATATACATGTGGAAAATACCTGATGGAGATTGTAAAGTATTCCAAGGATATGGTTGTAGGGCAGAGACTGGCACAATATTTCCTGATG GTAAACGTATAGCAGTAGGTTACGAAGATGGAGTTATTAGGATATTAGATTTGAAAACGAGTTCTGTATTGTCATCAATATCTTCTACACTGGGCCATTCTTCCACTATAACTACTATTGATTGCCATTCTGATAATAATCGAATACTTTCCGCGGCTGTGGATGGAAAAACTATAATCAGTACATCGAATACAGGAAAG ATAATTTCCATTCTGCAAAATCTTAATAATGGCGAACGTAATGACGTTCTAAATAATGATGAAGATGCAGGGAATAGTGAAGGAAACAGCGATAGCAATTGGGTAGAAACAGCGGCTTTCTGTAAGGATCCTGTATTTCAAGTTGCCGCAACTGGAACAGTTAATGGAGAAATTTTTATCTGGGACATCTCGAAACAA GTTCTCAGACAAAAAATAACACAAGAAAGTGGTATATCTAAACTTCTATGGAAAGGAAGCACAAGCGTATTATTTTCGGCGGGATTAGATGGTATTTTGAGATGTTTCGATGGAAAAAGTGGTGAATGCTTACATTTATTTACTGGACATACTGCAGACATTCTTGACTTATATGTATCTGA AAATGGAGAAAAAGCGCTGACAACGTCTGACGATTCTACGGCTAGAATTTTTGATGTTTCATCTTTACGTTAA
- the LOC143432689 gene encoding putative glutathione-specific gamma-glutamylcyclotransferase 2 has product MEVRNNNENALWVFGYGSLCWYPGFEYRRSAVGHIRGFSRRFWQGNTTHRGTTEKPGRVATLVEEKEGVVHGRAFQVQDSTALPYLNNRECTLGGYITTITTFYSREGNRNFPVVIYIATNKNEHWLGEAPLHNIATQIFECSGPSGHNVEYLLRLAEFMHRYLPEAHDEHLFTLELLVRSRIKEENMCLTTLMGDRDFNVYLEDIEVDVRDEDNNVPANNGGVNLRENSFQFILQTSSETLRCLKR; this is encoded by the exons ATGGAAGTGAGAAATAACAATGAGAACGCTCTCTGGGTATTCGGATACGGGTCCTTGTGCTGGTATCCGGGTTTCGAGTACAGAAGAAGCGCCGTGGGACACATCAGGGGATTCAGTAGAAGATTTTGGCAAGGGAATACAACGCATCGCGGTACAACGGAGAAG CCTGGACGCGTGGCAACATTGGTCGAGGAAAAAGAG GGTGTTGTTCATGGCCGTGCGTTTCAAGTTCAAGACAGTACAGCGTTGCCTTACTTGAATAACCGGGAATGCACTTTAGGGGGATATATTACAACGATTACCACATTTTATAGTCGTGAAGGGAACCGAAACTTTCCGGTTGTCATTTATATTGCTACCAATAAGAACGAACATTGGCTTGGTGAAGCACCACTTCATAATATCGCTACGCAAATTTTCGAATGTTCAGGCCCAAGTGGTCACAACGTCGAGTACCTTTTACG ACTAGCAGAGTTTATGCATCGTTATCTACCAGAGGCTCACGACGAACATTTGTTCACGCTAGAATTGTTAGTACGCTCAAGAATAAAGGAGGAAAACATGTGTTTGACTACATTAATGGGTGACCGAGACTTCAACGTCTATCTCGAGGATATAGAGGTCGATGTCAGAGATGAGGACAATAATGTGCCCGCAAATAACGGCGGCGTCAATCTCAGGGAAAACTCTTTCCAATTTATTTTACAAACTTCTAGCGAAACTTTGCGTTGTCTCAAAAGATAG